One Leisingera sp. S132 genomic window, TTGTCGGGCGCAGCAATCCGAACCTGGTTGCTGATCTGCGCGAGGATTTGTCCAACAACCAGATCAGCAGCGTCTTGCGCATGCTGCTGAAGGAACGAATCCCGGTGACCAGCACCGTGCGCATCCTGGAAGCCATCGCCAAGGCGTCACAAACCCGCTCCGAGCCGGAGAAAGTGCTGCAGAAAGTACGCACGTCCATTTCGGAATTCATCACCAAGCGGTTCGCGCCCGAAGGGTATCTGCCGGTGATCGTGACCGCGCCGACGCTGGAAAACTTCATCAGGGAAGGGATGCGGGAGACGGACGAAGGTTCCTACCTGATTTTGGCTCCTGAGGTTTCGGCACATATTGCAGAGCAGGCAAAGAGCTATGTTTCCGGGGAATTCCGCCGCGGCCAGGATCCGGCTTTGATAACTCAGCAGGATGTAAGATATCCGCTGTACACGATCCTGGAAAAGCATGGAATTTACCTGCCCGTTCTTGCTTACCAGGAAATCCATCCTGACACGATCATCTACCCCGTGGGCTTCCTGTCGCCGGAGGCGGATGCGGAAGCAGCCTAGGATTAGAGGCGGTGAAACTGTCGCTGCGGCTGCCGGGAGCGCAGCGCGTGCAAGTGGCTGAGACGCAGACACAGAAATGCGCCAAGTTCGCCAAACGGGACGTAGCGGACAGGGTGCGTGAGATCATGAATGGCCGCTAAAATCTCTGTGGCCTCAAATTCGGCCCCTGTATGTACCTGCTATACACATCCACGTCGAACGAGGTCGCTTACCAACTGAATTTAATGCCAATGACTCATAAGTTTGCACACCCAATCGATTCGCATCGGTGTGACGCTGCAAAAATGTGTTATTAGTCAATTTGTTATACCTTTCTTTCTGCTCGCTGAAGCATAAGCATGCACAGCAAACACATAAGCATGCACACCCTTAACCAAGAAAAAGGGCCCGCGAATGCGAGCCCTCGGTGCAGCCTTTGATTTTGCCGCGTCTGCTAAGTCTTGTTGATTATCTCTAGGAGCATCGCCCTCTCGAAGATGTCCCGGTAGTCCGGTGCGGTGAAGGGTGATAGGCCTTTGGGGAGACGGGAACCCCTATCGTACGCTTTCGTGAACATCTTGAGTGTGACGACATCCTTTCCGCGCATCCAACACAACGCGAATGCCCTAATCATAAGCTCAATGACCAGCCCCCAGCGTGAGCAACATGCAAAGTCCAGCCGCTCCAGGAAGTCGACATCCACAACCGCCTCGACATCGACCTCAGCAAGTTCGGCATAAGCATATACAAGTTTGTTCAGCTCTATCATGTCAGGGTCCTTGGCCGGATCGGCGCTCTTGCCAAGACTGATCTCATCGAAATGAACCTGTGTCAGCAGGTGGGACAGCTGCTCTTCGGAATGCACATATGTCCCAAGGGCAGGGACTCCCGACAAGACCAGTATCAGAGGCCATTCGGGTTCTTTCATCAGGGACTTGAAGCTATCCAAGAAAATGCGGTTCGACTTGGCGCCAGACGTAAAGACGTGTTGGCACTCGTCGTAGTAAAAGCCGATCACGCCAAACTCGCGACTGTGATGGCGCACGAGGCGCCAGATTTCGCTTTGCGTCCGCCTGGGAGAGGCGCTGTACCCAAGCTTTTCGAGCGTCTTTTGCCCAAGGTCCTTCCAGCTGACCGAACCATCGAGTTTGCAATAGAGTATTTCTCCTGGCCTTCCGTTGGGCATGATGGTTTGACTGTCGTTGAATTCTTTGATGAGCTTGATCGTTTCCGAAGTCTTTCCCACCCTGGACTCGCCCGTAACGACGAGGCCTCGGGCTTCAAAATGGCCTCCGTTGCTGGCCTTGATGAAATAATCGGTCACGCACTCAGTGAACGCTTCGTGGAGAACGCTGGCCCGCGGGAAGCTGTAGTGCGCATCCCGCAGGTCGCTCGCCGCTGCACACCAATTTTCTTCAATAGTTCGAACCTTTCGAGCCGGACTTTCGCGATCCGATCTTCGTAGAGTGTCGTCGTTTCAGGATCCTCCCGGCGATAGCTTTCCATCAGTTCCAAAAACTCTGAGACTGTGAGGTCGGCAAAAACCGTGGTCTGGAGGGCAAGGCGAAACAGGGTCGGTCGACCGGGAATTACCGCGGTGGCAAAGTTGAGGTTGTCGGGGTCAATAAATACCGACACCTTGCCTGGCCAATTATCGACTCCTTGCTGGAAGGTATCGGAGGAATAGAAAAGACCTGAGAGAACCCGTACGCCCTCATCGTTGGGTTTCAGATCAAATTTCCAGCCGAGATGGGGGCACACCACTTCCATTTGAGCATCGCTCATCCCCATGTTGGAATGGTCCATTGTGCTATGGCTCGTCTGAGCGGAAGCGATTGGTGCAGCCAAAAGCGCGGCAACTAGGGTTATTGCAAGTTTTTCATTGGATTGTCCTCTTAGGGTGAGTTCACATTTCGGGCTATTCTGCCGGTACCGGTGATGCCTCTCGGCCGGGTTCCTGCAGCAGGGTTCGGTTGACCCGTGCAAGAGCCAACCGCTTCCAGATCACAAAGATTGAAGGAATGACGAAAAGGGTTAGCAGCGTGGCAGTGGCCATGCCGCCGACCATCGGGGCGGCAATGCGCTGCATGATTTCCGAGCCAGTGCCCTGACCGTACATGATCGGAATGAGGCCCGCGAAGATTGTCGCCACTGTCATGACCTTGGGGCGCACCCGCAGAAGCGCGCCTTCGAATACCACCTCTTCGACATCATCGGTTGTTAACTTGCGCTGAGCTTCAGCCGCGAGGTTTTTCCGCTTTTCCCAGGCTAGGTTGAGGTACAACAGCATGACAATCGCGGTTTCAACCGCGACACCGGCAAGCGCAATGAACCCCACCAGAACGGCGACAGAGATGTCGAAGCTCAAGTACCACAGGAACCAGACTCCTCCTGCGAGGGCAACCGGCAACGCGGCAAGGATGATCCCAACCTCGATGACGCGGTTGAAGGCCAGAAAGAGCATCAGCGTGATGATAAGCAGCGTTGCCGGCGCTACCAGCTTCAGCCGCTCCTGCATGCGCTCAATGTACTCGTACTGACCGGACCATGTGATCGAGTAGCCAGGCGGCAATTCCACCTTACCGGCGACCAGTTGACGGGCTTCGGTAACGTAGCCTCCCAGATCCCGGCCGGCGAAGTCGATGAAGACAAATCCAGTGCGGCGTGCGTTTTCGGACCGGATCATACCGGGCCCATCCACCACTTGGATCTCTGCCAGGTTGCCAAGGGGGATATGCGCGCCGGACGGTGTGACCAACGGAAGGTCGCGCAGGCGTTCGGGGCTGTTCCGCCATTCCTGGGGGTAGCGCAGGTTTATTGGAAACCGCTCAAGACCTTCCACGGATTCCGACACCTGCATCCCGCCGATGGCGGTCTGAACGACATCCTGCACTTCACGCACGCTCATCATATAGCGCGCAGCGGCATCGCGGTTGACGCCGATCTCCACAAACCGCCCTCCTACAGGCCGCTCTGCATAGGCTGATGCCGTGCCGTCGATACCTGCAACCACCCGTTCGATATCGACACCAATCTGCTCGATGACGCTCAAATCAGCGCCGGAGATTTTGACACCGACGGGTGTCTTGATCCCTGTGGCAAGCATATCGATGCGGTTCTTAATCGGCTGAATCCAGACATTGGTCACACCAGGAATTTGTACAGCGCGGTCAAGCTCGTCGCGTATGCCCTCCATCGTCATGCCCGCGCGCCATTCGGATTCAGGTTTCAGCTGAATCGTCGTCTCGATCATTGTGAGCGGGGCGGGATCCGTGGCGGTATCGGCGCGTCCAAGCTTGCCATGCACCGTCGCGACCTCAGGGACCGCAGCAATCAGCCGGTCAGATTGCTGCAGCACTTCGCGTGCCTTGCCGATGGAGACACCGGGATACAGTGTCGGCATGTAGAGGAAATCGCCCTCGTTCAGCTCTGGCATGAACTCGGTCCCGATACGCTGGAGCGGCCACCACATGGAAGCGACAAGCACACCGGCCAGCAACGTTGTGGCCCAGGGCCACGCGACAGCAGCGTCCAGAAAGGGACGGTAGATCCAGATCACGATACGGTTCAGAGGGTTCTTGTGCTCCGAAAGAATCCGGCCGCGCACAAAGTATCCCATCAGAACTGGCACCAGCGTGATGGAAAGGATCGCCGCCGCTGCCATTGCGTAGGTCTTTGTGAAGGCCAGCGGCTTGAAAAGCCGCCCTTCCTGGCTTTCCAGAACAAAGACCGGCAAAAAGCTCACGGTGATGATTGCCAGGGAAAAGAAAAGTGCCGGCCCCACTTCGGTTGCGCATTCGGTGACGAGGCGCCAGCGATTCTGATTGGTCAGCTTTTCCTTCTCTAGCCTTCGGTGCATGGCCTCGATCATGACGATAGCCGCGTCCACCATCGCGCCGATGGCGATGGCAATCCCGCCCAAACTCATGATGTTGGCATTCACCCCCTGCAGCTTCATGATGATGAAGGCTGCAAAGATGCCGAGAGGCAGTGACAGAAGGATCACCAGGGACGAGCGGATGTGCAGCAGGAAGGCTGCACAGACCAGAATGACAACGATAAATTCTTCGGTCAGCTTTGTTTCGAGATTCTCGATTGCACGCTCGATAACGCCCGCGCGGTTGTAGGTTGTGACAAGCTCAACGCCTTCAGGCAGGTTTGACCGCAACTCTTCGATACGCGCCTCAACAGCCTTGATCGTGGCTAGGGCGTTCCCGCCCCAGCGCAGAATCACTACACCGCCGACAGCATCACCCTCGCCGTTAAACTCCCCAACTCCACGGCGCATTTCCGGCCCAAGGCGGATGTCTGCCACGTCGCCAACTGTCAGTGCCGCACCGCGTTCGTTGACCATAAGCGGTGCTTTGGCCAGGTCCGCCAGTTCATCAACATAACCTGTAGAGCGGATCATGAATTCCGCCTCGCCCATTTCGATCACAGAACCGCCGGTCTCGCGGTTGGCGTTTTGAATGGCACTGCGGATTTGCGGCAGGGTGACGTCAAAGGCGCGCAGCTTGTTCGGGTCCACAACGACCTGATACTGTTTGACCATCCCGCCTATGGTTGCGACCTCGGACACACCCTCGACGGTTTGCAGCTCATACTTCAGAAACCAGTCCTGGAGTGTTCGCAGCTGGGCCAAGTCGTGCCCGCCTGTCCGGTCAATAAGCGTGTATTGGTAAATCCAGCCGACACCGGTTGCATCCGGCCCGAGCTGGGGCGAAACCCCTTCCGGAAGGTTCGCAGTAATCTGACCCAAGTATTCGAGAACGCGGGTGCGCGCCCAGTAAAGGTCAGTGCCGTCTTCAAAAACGACATAGACGTAGCTGTCGCCGAAAAAGGAAAACCCCCTCACGTCACTGGCTCCGGGCACAGCAAGCATGGCAGTGGCAATGGGGTAAGTGACCTGATCTTCGACAACCTGAGGGGCTTGCCCGGCATAAGGCGTGCGGACAATGACCTGCACATCCGACAAGTCGGGAATAGCATCTACGGGGGTTTCGCGGATCGCCCAGACACCGATCACGCCCATCATGACTGCAAGTGCAAGAACGACGAAGCGATTTGCAACAGAAGCCCTTATTACAGAAGCGATCATTGAGTCACCTCAACCGGCTTTGTGCCTACCAGGGTCATTGAGAAGTCTGCGTTCTGGGTGAAAAGCAGAGTCAATTCTTGTCCGTCCGGCAATCCAGCTAAGTCGAGGGCTGGATCAATCGAGAAGTCCATGGTCATACCCGGCATGCCAATCTGCTTTACTGGGCCGTGCGTGATGTTCGCCGTCCGGGTTTCAGGGTCGACGCTATTGATCTTGCCCAATACCTCCATCGGCGGCGAGACCGTTTCCACCCCGGTGAGCACCATGGTCATGCCGTCTGGACGCGCAAATGTCAGCGCCACTTCGTTGCCGACCGGAAGGCTGGTAATTTCCAGGTCTTCACCCACTTCGAAATTCATGGTCATGCTTGGCATGCCAATTTCCATGATAGGGCCGTGGGTTATCGTGGCCATACGGGTTTCGGCGTCGACCTGATCAATGGTTCCGGAAACGAGAACGTCTGAAGCATCCTCGGAGGTGATTTGTTCATTGGTCTCAGGGGTTGCATCTGCGATAGGCTGGGGGCCTGCAGCCCGGACAGCGATAACGGTGAACATCCCGTCATCGTCTTTTGAGAGATCGAACTCTACTGGCACATCCATGGGTACTTCGGCAGTGTCTAGACCTGCCACTGGCATATCCATTTGCATTGCAGGCCAGCCGAGTTCAGGAATAGGTTCATGTGAGAGCGACAGCTTTCCGTCCGTTGTCACGCCACTCACAATTCCGGTACCTGTGGCAGCAACACCGTCGTCTGGACCAAGCTCAATGAGCCCGAGCAGGCCATCTGCTCCACGAGACAGCCGAAACGACACCTGCTGACCTTCAACCAAACGCGAAAGAGAAACATCAGCCCGGATCGGGAAACTAGACGTCATTTCTGGCCAGTCGAGGCTGTCTAGAGCACCGTGCTGGATCTTTGCCATACGGGACCCAAAATCCAGCGCAACCAACACTCCTGATCCACGTGCAGGAGCTTCATCTGTCGGCGCCATGCGCATAAGTCCGGCGCTCAGTGCACTTTCGCTGTCGATCAGGAATTGAGCGGAGGCTACAACCTCTTCTCCAGGCTCCAATCCCTGTGCGACTTCTGTCCGCCCGCCGCCGCCGAAATTGTCACGCAGCCCTGCGGTGATGAGGCGGGGTTTGAAAGTGCCGTCGCCGGTTTTCAGTATCACCCGTTCTGCGGTGCCGGTGCGGATAACAGCCTCGGTCGGGACCGTGAGCGCCATGCGGTTTTCTGACGGGATCAGGCTGACTGTACCGAACATGTTCGGGCGTAGCAGCATGTCAGAGTTGTCAAATTGCAAGCGAACAGGAAGCGTTCGGGTCACAGCGTCAAGTTCAGGGTAGATGTAGTCAACTGAACCTTTGAAAACACGGCCGGGCAGATGCTCGAAACGCGCTTCAGCAAGCATATTGTCAGTCAGCTTTGCAATGTCGCGCTCAAAGACATCGACAATTAGCCAAACGGTTGTAAGCTCTGTCAGCGATGCAGCGCGTGTACCGGGCTGCAGAAACATTCCGTCCGCAGCCTCAAGTGAAATCAAAACGCCATCCTGCGGAGCCTCGACTTCAATGTTGCGCTCTGGAATGCCTCTGGTTTCAATACGCTTGATTTGCCTGTCAGACATGCCGTGACTGCGCAGTTTGTTACGCGCGGCATCAATGATCTGCGATTTGCCTGCTTCAATAGCGCGAACCAGGTCACCAGCTGATGAGCCGATCTGAGGGGAGAACATCTCAAATAAGACGTCGCCCTTTTGAACGGGGTCTCCGACAGCGCGCACATTCAGCTTTTCAATCCAACCGTCCACGCGAGTGTGAACATGGCTTGTCCGGTGCTCGTCATAGCCAACAAAGCCAACGGTTTCGATCTTGCCGGAAACCTCGGACATCCGTGAAATCGCGGTGCGGACGCCAATGGCGTTAATCTCTGCCGCTGATAGCTGCACTTCTGCAGGATCCCCGGAAGGCTCTTGGCCTGCATATACAGGAACAAGATCCATGCCCATGGGGGATTTACCCGGCCCTGGTTGCCGGAAGTTCGGATCCATCGGTGCAACCCAATACAAGATCTCGGCCTCGTTCGTCCCTGACATTGATACCGGGTTGAGGATAAGTCTTTCGAGAGAGATGCCTCCCGCAACTCCTGCAGCAAGCGCAAGAAAACCGAGAGCAAAATAGCGTCCACGCATGGAAAACCTCGT contains:
- a CDS encoding ATP-binding protein; this encodes MTDYFIKASNGGHFEARGLVVTGESRVGKTSETIKLIKEFNDSQTIMPNGRPGEILYCKLDGSVSWKDLGQKTLEKLGYSASPRRTQSEIWRLVRHHSREFGVIGFYYDECQHVFTSGAKSNRIFLDSFKSLMKEPEWPLILVLSGVPALGTYVHSEEQLSHLLTQVHFDEISLGKSADPAKDPDMIELNKLVYAYAELAEVDVEAVVDVDFLERLDFACCSRWGLVIELMIRAFALCWMRGKDVVTLKMFTKAYDRGSRLPKGLSPFTAPDYRDIFERAMLLEIINKT
- a CDS encoding efflux RND transporter permease subunit, with the protein product MIASVIRASVANRFVVLALAVMMGVIGVWAIRETPVDAIPDLSDVQVIVRTPYAGQAPQVVEDQVTYPIATAMLAVPGASDVRGFSFFGDSYVYVVFEDGTDLYWARTRVLEYLGQITANLPEGVSPQLGPDATGVGWIYQYTLIDRTGGHDLAQLRTLQDWFLKYELQTVEGVSEVATIGGMVKQYQVVVDPNKLRAFDVTLPQIRSAIQNANRETGGSVIEMGEAEFMIRSTGYVDELADLAKAPLMVNERGAALTVGDVADIRLGPEMRRGVGEFNGEGDAVGGVVILRWGGNALATIKAVEARIEELRSNLPEGVELVTTYNRAGVIERAIENLETKLTEEFIVVILVCAAFLLHIRSSLVILLSLPLGIFAAFIIMKLQGVNANIMSLGGIAIAIGAMVDAAIVMIEAMHRRLEKEKLTNQNRWRLVTECATEVGPALFFSLAIITVSFLPVFVLESQEGRLFKPLAFTKTYAMAAAAILSITLVPVLMGYFVRGRILSEHKNPLNRIVIWIYRPFLDAAVAWPWATTLLAGVLVASMWWPLQRIGTEFMPELNEGDFLYMPTLYPGVSIGKAREVLQQSDRLIAAVPEVATVHGKLGRADTATDPAPLTMIETTIQLKPESEWRAGMTMEGIRDELDRAVQIPGVTNVWIQPIKNRIDMLATGIKTPVGVKISGADLSVIEQIGVDIERVVAGIDGTASAYAERPVGGRFVEIGVNRDAAARYMMSVREVQDVVQTAIGGMQVSESVEGLERFPINLRYPQEWRNSPERLRDLPLVTPSGAHIPLGNLAEIQVVDGPGMIRSENARRTGFVFIDFAGRDLGGYVTEARQLVAGKVELPPGYSITWSGQYEYIERMQERLKLVAPATLLIITLMLFLAFNRVIEVGIILAALPVALAGGVWFLWYLSFDISVAVLVGFIALAGVAVETAIVMLLYLNLAWEKRKNLAAEAQRKLTTDDVEEVVFEGALLRVRPKVMTVATIFAGLIPIMYGQGTGSEIMQRIAAPMVGGMATATLLTLFVIPSIFVIWKRLALARVNRTLLQEPGREASPVPAE
- a CDS encoding efflux RND transporter periplasmic adaptor subunit, which codes for MRGRYFALGFLALAAGVAGGISLERLILNPVSMSGTNEAEILYWVAPMDPNFRQPGPGKSPMGMDLVPVYAGQEPSGDPAEVQLSAAEINAIGVRTAISRMSEVSGKIETVGFVGYDEHRTSHVHTRVDGWIEKLNVRAVGDPVQKGDVLFEMFSPQIGSSAGDLVRAIEAGKSQIIDAARNKLRSHGMSDRQIKRIETRGIPERNIEVEAPQDGVLISLEAADGMFLQPGTRAASLTELTTVWLIVDVFERDIAKLTDNMLAEARFEHLPGRVFKGSVDYIYPELDAVTRTLPVRLQFDNSDMLLRPNMFGTVSLIPSENRMALTVPTEAVIRTGTAERVILKTGDGTFKPRLITAGLRDNFGGGGRTEVAQGLEPGEEVVASAQFLIDSESALSAGLMRMAPTDEAPARGSGVLVALDFGSRMAKIQHGALDSLDWPEMTSSFPIRADVSLSRLVEGQQVSFRLSRGADGLLGLIELGPDDGVAATGTGIVSGVTTDGKLSLSHEPIPELGWPAMQMDMPVAGLDTAEVPMDVPVEFDLSKDDDGMFTVIAVRAAGPQPIADATPETNEQITSEDASDVLVSGTIDQVDAETRMATITHGPIMEIGMPSMTMNFEVGEDLEITSLPVGNEVALTFARPDGMTMVLTGVETVSPPMEVLGKINSVDPETRTANITHGPVKQIGMPGMTMDFSIDPALDLAGLPDGQELTLLFTQNADFSMTLVGTKPVEVTQ